One Spinacia oleracea cultivar Varoflay chromosome 4, BTI_SOV_V1, whole genome shotgun sequence DNA segment encodes these proteins:
- the LOC110787807 gene encoding uncharacterized protein isoform X1: MMQKGFIVPEERRSYVLRRPSIRWRCFKARLWSDFLYDSKNVIIRSPPLLYGWITQNYWDKFIATSTDPKLKELSELNQERAKKRISTYRGGRKGYVYYEEEIKQEVQVKDIPRNLVWIRANSIQEDGVITFDNPVDLEIAQAIKVLEAQQIRGEIDATGRNDILSRALKTPEHGGSVRGVGSGVTNKQYFGYNKPTPPSQMRRELNGVKSELATVKNTQTLLLNYLMSVGQVNQEQLKQFGFSNDNQVSHRSEKEGTIEQGLQGAHFQLASKQNKFQQQEVQTEMYHEPVNEYLHDPNQLNTTDQGIQGAHFQLASKHKKVQDREIQVEPYHVSWPEPEKGNVAEDEYIFCNEQVKSDHPFPQGVDSFCSLAIENDQGVQIVAIGTVYVVKEGEVVKNHFKPVPSGHYRVCIKEDINSSAPLPCPEGETKYVCQGRNRFFIWPAHLVFPIKKADKKVTEEFTTPSPRSPSSQSSSTRRYTITPEDRLKLTSSLINVFKDVAIGMKKRGEVKSFIIPARVFQNEQSINLDYEDMLDWCFQREIRSSHFSILMMHLSEMVQAQGISGLYGLCDCKYLSQLTYVKKEDDRCDYLPRVFACNDGKNVKQIFFVPYIEDQEWMLVVICPWVALVQWLDPSGAQTEPPRFAQTIINSKVHRKDITKIKTNPFIMWKQIECPRQPLGSKDSGYYVCRFMIETIESRHMIIPDKYFNKAPPTYSQKLINKLRETWISYVTGYYQPNNDEDDDDLYL; encoded by the exons AGTGAGTTGAATCAAGAAAGAGCAAAAAAGAGAATTTCAACCTACCGAGGAGGTCGAAAGGGATACGTGTACTATGAAGAAGAGATT AAACAAGAAGTCCAAGTCAAAGATATACCTCGAAATTTGGTTTGGATAAGAGCTAACTCTATACAAGAAGATGGTGTGATAACCTTTGACAATCCTGTTGACTTGGAAATAGCTCAAGCAATT AAAGTATTAGAGGCTCAACAAATCCGAGGAGAAATAGATGCCACGGGTCGAAATGATATCCTATCAAGAGCATTAAAGACTCCCGAACATGGTGGTAGTGTTAGGGGCGTAGGGTCGGGTGTTACAAATAAGCAGTACTTTGGGTACAACAAACCAACACCACCAAGTCAAATGCGTCGCGAACTCAATGGTGTCAAATCAGAGTTAGCAACTGTGAAAAACACTCAgactttattgttgaattacttaatgTCTGTTGGTCAGGTCAACCAAGAACAATTGAAACAATTTGGTTTTTCAAATGATAACCAAGTTAGCCATCGTTCTGAAAAAGAAGGTACAATTGAACAAGGACTTCAAGGTGCCCATTTCCAACTTGCCTCGAAACAAAATAAGTTTCAACAACAAGAAGTTCAAACTGAGATGTACCATGAGCCTGTGAATGAATATTTGCATGATCCCAACCAATTAAACACAACTGATCAAGGAATTCAAGGTGCCCACTTCCAACTTGCCTCAAAACACAAAAAAGTTCAAGACCGAGAGATTCAAGTTGAGCCGTACCATGTTTCTTGGCCTGAACCCGAGAAAGGAAACGTGGCTGAAGATGAGTATATATTTTGTAATGAACAAGTCAAGAGTGATCATCCATTTCCCCAG GGTGttgacagtttttgttccttgGCGATTGAGAATGACCAAGGCGTCCAAATAGTTGCAATTGGAACAGTGTATGTTGTGAAGGAAGGGGAAGTGGTCAAGAATCATTTTAAACCCGTGCCTAGTGGTCATTATCGAGTTTGTATTAAAGAAGATATCAACTCAAGTGCACCTTTGCCATGTCCCGAAGGGGAAACAAAATACGTTTGTCAAGGCCGGAATAGATTTTTTATTTGGCCTGCACATTTGGTTTTTCCGATAAAGAAG GCTGATAAGAAAGTCACAGAGGAATTCACGACACCATCTCCACGCTCGCCATCATCACAATCATCATCCACTCGGAGGTATACGATCACTCCTGAAGATAGGTTAAAGTTGACGTCTAGTTTGATTAATGTTTTCAAGGATGTAGCTATTGGAATGAAAAAGCGCGGAGAAGTCAAATCCTTCATAATTCCGGCTAGAGTGTTTCAAAATGAGCAAAGTATTAACCTTGATTATGAAGACATGCTTGATTGGTGCTTCCAAAGAGAGATAAGATCATCtcatttttctattttaatGAT GCATCTGAGTGAGATGGTTCAAGCACAAGGTATCTCTGGGCTATATGGATTATGTGACTGCAAGTATCTATCCCAGCTAACATATGTGAAAAAAGAGGATGATCGATGTGACTATTTACCTAGGGTCTTTGCGTGCAATGATGGGAAAAATGTGAAACAAATATTCTTCGTGCCTTATATTGAGGA TCAGGAGTGGATGTTAGTTGTTATTTGTCCATGGGTTGCATTGGTGCAATGGCTAGATCCGTCTGGAGCACAAACTGAACCTCCTAGATTTGCTCAAACAATAATCAACAG CAAGGTACACCGAAAAGACATCACGAAAATAAAGACGAATCCTTTCATTATGTGGAAACAAATAGAG TGCCCTCGTCAACCTCTAGGCTCCAAGGATAGTGGATATTATGTCTGCCGCTTCATGATCGAGACAATAGAGTCCAGACATATGATCATTCCTGACAAG TATTTTAATAAAGCTCCTCCCACGTATTCTCAAAAACTGATTAACAAGCTAAGGGAGACGTGGATCTCATATGTTACCGGATATTACCAACCAAATaacgatgaagatgatgatgatctaTATTTGTGA
- the LOC110787807 gene encoding uncharacterized protein isoform X2: MFSIILVFMGLFGMNSVYSFSFCDSTHCQTATLMLSASVLLQELSELNQERAKKRISTYRGGRKGYVYYEEEIKQEVQVKDIPRNLVWIRANSIQEDGVITFDNPVDLEIAQAIKVLEAQQIRGEIDATGRNDILSRALKTPEHGGSVRGVGSGVTNKQYFGYNKPTPPSQMRRELNGVKSELATVKNTQTLLLNYLMSVGQVNQEQLKQFGFSNDNQVSHRSEKEGTIEQGLQGAHFQLASKQNKFQQQEVQTEMYHEPVNEYLHDPNQLNTTDQGIQGAHFQLASKHKKVQDREIQVEPYHVSWPEPEKGNVAEDEYIFCNEQVKSDHPFPQGVDSFCSLAIENDQGVQIVAIGTVYVVKEGEVVKNHFKPVPSGHYRVCIKEDINSSAPLPCPEGETKYVCQGRNRFFIWPAHLVFPIKKADKKVTEEFTTPSPRSPSSQSSSTRRYTITPEDRLKLTSSLINVFKDVAIGMKKRGEVKSFIIPARVFQNEQSINLDYEDMLDWCFQREIRSSHFSILMMHLSEMVQAQGISGLYGLCDCKYLSQLTYVKKEDDRCDYLPRVFACNDGKNVKQIFFVPYIEDQEWMLVVICPWVALVQWLDPSGAQTEPPRFAQTIINSKVHRKDITKIKTNPFIMWKQIECPRQPLGSKDSGYYVCRFMIETIESRHMIIPDKYFNKAPPTYSQKLINKLRETWISYVTGYYQPNNDEDDDDLYL, translated from the exons AGTGAGTTGAATCAAGAAAGAGCAAAAAAGAGAATTTCAACCTACCGAGGAGGTCGAAAGGGATACGTGTACTATGAAGAAGAGATT AAACAAGAAGTCCAAGTCAAAGATATACCTCGAAATTTGGTTTGGATAAGAGCTAACTCTATACAAGAAGATGGTGTGATAACCTTTGACAATCCTGTTGACTTGGAAATAGCTCAAGCAATT AAAGTATTAGAGGCTCAACAAATCCGAGGAGAAATAGATGCCACGGGTCGAAATGATATCCTATCAAGAGCATTAAAGACTCCCGAACATGGTGGTAGTGTTAGGGGCGTAGGGTCGGGTGTTACAAATAAGCAGTACTTTGGGTACAACAAACCAACACCACCAAGTCAAATGCGTCGCGAACTCAATGGTGTCAAATCAGAGTTAGCAACTGTGAAAAACACTCAgactttattgttgaattacttaatgTCTGTTGGTCAGGTCAACCAAGAACAATTGAAACAATTTGGTTTTTCAAATGATAACCAAGTTAGCCATCGTTCTGAAAAAGAAGGTACAATTGAACAAGGACTTCAAGGTGCCCATTTCCAACTTGCCTCGAAACAAAATAAGTTTCAACAACAAGAAGTTCAAACTGAGATGTACCATGAGCCTGTGAATGAATATTTGCATGATCCCAACCAATTAAACACAACTGATCAAGGAATTCAAGGTGCCCACTTCCAACTTGCCTCAAAACACAAAAAAGTTCAAGACCGAGAGATTCAAGTTGAGCCGTACCATGTTTCTTGGCCTGAACCCGAGAAAGGAAACGTGGCTGAAGATGAGTATATATTTTGTAATGAACAAGTCAAGAGTGATCATCCATTTCCCCAG GGTGttgacagtttttgttccttgGCGATTGAGAATGACCAAGGCGTCCAAATAGTTGCAATTGGAACAGTGTATGTTGTGAAGGAAGGGGAAGTGGTCAAGAATCATTTTAAACCCGTGCCTAGTGGTCATTATCGAGTTTGTATTAAAGAAGATATCAACTCAAGTGCACCTTTGCCATGTCCCGAAGGGGAAACAAAATACGTTTGTCAAGGCCGGAATAGATTTTTTATTTGGCCTGCACATTTGGTTTTTCCGATAAAGAAG GCTGATAAGAAAGTCACAGAGGAATTCACGACACCATCTCCACGCTCGCCATCATCACAATCATCATCCACTCGGAGGTATACGATCACTCCTGAAGATAGGTTAAAGTTGACGTCTAGTTTGATTAATGTTTTCAAGGATGTAGCTATTGGAATGAAAAAGCGCGGAGAAGTCAAATCCTTCATAATTCCGGCTAGAGTGTTTCAAAATGAGCAAAGTATTAACCTTGATTATGAAGACATGCTTGATTGGTGCTTCCAAAGAGAGATAAGATCATCtcatttttctattttaatGAT GCATCTGAGTGAGATGGTTCAAGCACAAGGTATCTCTGGGCTATATGGATTATGTGACTGCAAGTATCTATCCCAGCTAACATATGTGAAAAAAGAGGATGATCGATGTGACTATTTACCTAGGGTCTTTGCGTGCAATGATGGGAAAAATGTGAAACAAATATTCTTCGTGCCTTATATTGAGGA TCAGGAGTGGATGTTAGTTGTTATTTGTCCATGGGTTGCATTGGTGCAATGGCTAGATCCGTCTGGAGCACAAACTGAACCTCCTAGATTTGCTCAAACAATAATCAACAG CAAGGTACACCGAAAAGACATCACGAAAATAAAGACGAATCCTTTCATTATGTGGAAACAAATAGAG TGCCCTCGTCAACCTCTAGGCTCCAAGGATAGTGGATATTATGTCTGCCGCTTCATGATCGAGACAATAGAGTCCAGACATATGATCATTCCTGACAAG TATTTTAATAAAGCTCCTCCCACGTATTCTCAAAAACTGATTAACAAGCTAAGGGAGACGTGGATCTCATATGTTACCGGATATTACCAACCAAATaacgatgaagatgatgatgatctaTATTTGTGA